In one Lysobacter alkalisoli genomic region, the following are encoded:
- the typA gene encoding translational GTPase TypA: MSASNSIERLRNIAIVAHVDHGKTTLVDCLLKQSGTLSERTVLAERVMDSNDQEKERGITILAKNTAITWQGNRINIVDTPGHADFGGEVERVLSMVDTVLILVDAMDGPMPQTRFVTQKAFAMGFKPIVVVNKIDRPGARPDWVIDQVFDLFDKLGATNEQLDFPIVYTSALNGYASLDDSVRSGDMTALYEAIMQHAPKPEVDPDGPFQMRISQLDYNNFVGVIGIGRIQRGTLKKNMPVAVIDREGKKRQGKVLQVLGFMGLERIEQDSAQAGDIVAISGIQELTISDTVCAIDAPEALPPLTVDEPTISMTFQVNNSPFAGNRDLSGGKFLTSRQIKDRLERETVHNVALKVEQLEDADKFLVSGRGELHLSVLIENMRREGFELAVSRPEVIIKEIDGQLMEPIEQLVVDVEEIHQGGVMEKLGVRKGQLKNMEPDGKGRVRLEYMIPARGLIGFQNEFKTLTQGSGLLFHVFDHYGPKEQGAIAKRINGVMIANAAGTTPAYSLGPLQDRGKLFAAEGDSVYEGQLVGIHSKDNDLTVNAIKPKPLTNMRASGKDDAIALSPAIKFSLEQALDFIEDDELVEITPKEIRLRKKFLTESDRKRASRAA; this comes from the coding sequence ATGTCCGCATCCAACTCCATCGAACGCCTGCGCAATATCGCCATCGTCGCCCACGTCGACCATGGCAAGACCACCCTCGTCGACTGCCTGCTCAAGCAGTCGGGCACCCTGTCCGAACGCACGGTGCTGGCCGAGCGCGTGATGGACAGCAACGACCAGGAAAAGGAACGTGGCATCACGATCCTGGCCAAGAACACCGCCATCACCTGGCAGGGCAACCGGATCAACATCGTCGACACCCCCGGCCACGCCGATTTCGGCGGCGAGGTCGAGCGCGTGCTGTCGATGGTCGACACCGTGCTGATCCTGGTCGACGCGATGGACGGCCCGATGCCGCAGACCCGCTTCGTGACCCAGAAGGCCTTCGCGATGGGCTTCAAGCCGATCGTGGTGGTCAACAAGATCGACCGCCCGGGTGCACGCCCGGACTGGGTGATCGACCAGGTGTTCGACCTGTTCGACAAACTCGGCGCGACCAACGAGCAGCTCGACTTCCCGATCGTCTACACCTCGGCGCTGAACGGCTACGCCAGCCTCGACGACAGCGTCCGTTCGGGCGACATGACCGCGCTTTACGAAGCGATCATGCAGCATGCACCCAAGCCCGAGGTGGACCCGGACGGCCCGTTCCAGATGCGCATCAGCCAGCTGGACTACAACAACTTTGTCGGCGTGATCGGCATCGGCCGGATCCAGCGCGGCACCCTGAAGAAGAACATGCCGGTCGCCGTCATCGACCGCGAAGGCAAGAAGCGCCAAGGCAAGGTGTTGCAGGTGCTGGGCTTCATGGGCCTGGAACGGATCGAGCAGGACAGCGCGCAGGCCGGCGACATCGTCGCCATCTCCGGCATTCAGGAACTGACCATCTCCGATACCGTCTGTGCCATCGATGCCCCTGAAGCCCTGCCGCCGCTGACCGTCGACGAGCCGACGATCTCGATGACCTTCCAGGTCAACAACTCGCCGTTTGCCGGCAACCGCGACCTGTCGGGCGGCAAGTTCCTGACCAGCCGCCAGATCAAGGACCGCCTGGAGCGCGAGACCGTCCACAACGTGGCCCTCAAGGTCGAGCAGCTCGAGGACGCGGACAAGTTCCTCGTCTCCGGCCGCGGCGAACTGCATCTGTCGGTGCTGATCGAGAACATGCGCCGCGAGGGCTTCGAGCTGGCAGTATCGCGTCCGGAGGTCATCATCAAGGAGATCGACGGCCAGCTGATGGAGCCGATCGAGCAGCTCGTGGTCGACGTCGAGGAGATCCACCAAGGTGGCGTGATGGAGAAGCTGGGCGTTCGCAAGGGCCAGCTGAAGAACATGGAGCCCGACGGCAAGGGCCGCGTGCGCCTGGAGTACATGATCCCGGCGCGCGGACTGATCGGCTTCCAGAACGAGTTCAAGACCCTGACCCAGGGCTCGGGCTTGCTGTTCCACGTGTTCGACCATTACGGCCCGAAGGAACAGGGTGCGATCGCCAAGCGCATCAACGGCGTGATGATCGCCAATGCCGCCGGCACCACCCCGGCCTACTCGCTGGGGCCGCTGCAGGATCGCGGCAAGCTGTTCGCGGCCGAAGGCGACTCGGTGTACGAAGGCCAGCTGGTCGGCATCCACTCCAAGGACAACGACCTGACCGTCAATGCGATCAAGCCCAAGCCGCTGACCAACATGCGCGCCTCGGGCAAGGACGACGCCATCGCGCTGAGCCCGGCGATCAAGTTCTCGCTCGAGCAGGCCCTGGACTTCATCGAGGACGACGAGCTGGTAGAGATCACCCCGAAGGAGATCCGCCTGCGCAAGAAGTTCCTGACCGAAAGCGACCGCAAGCGCGCCTCGCGCGCTGCCTGA
- the secY gene encoding preprotein translocase subunit SecY — protein sequence MSRSGSAMAGVGGGFGKFTELRQRLMFVIGALIVYRIGCYIPVPGVNPEAMIQLMESQEGTIVDMFNMFSGGALERFSLFALNVMPYITSSIIMQLLVNMVPSLKAIQKEGESGRRKINQWSRMGAIPLSIFQAWGIATALQAGGASQGLAVVYNPGPGFILTAVVALTAGTMFLMWLGEQITERGIGNGISLIIFAGIVAGLPSGVVNIFEQVNNGDMSPITAILISAIVLGVTYFVVFVERGQRRITVNYARRQGGRSAYMNQSSFLPLKLNMAGVIPAIFASSIVMFPATAANWFSQGSSSSWLLQVSQWLSPGEPLHMILYGGMIAGFAFFYTALVFNSQETADNLKKSGALIPGIRPGKATAEYVDGVLTRLTAAGATYLVLVCLLPEFMRKEFNTPFYFGGTSLLIVVIVVMDFIAQLQAHLMSHQYESLLKKANLKGSRPGLPGRS from the coding sequence ATGTCACGCAGCGGTAGTGCAATGGCCGGTGTCGGTGGTGGATTCGGCAAGTTCACCGAGCTCCGCCAGCGTCTCATGTTCGTCATTGGCGCACTGATCGTCTATCGGATCGGTTGCTACATCCCGGTGCCGGGCGTCAATCCGGAGGCCATGATCCAGTTGATGGAGAGCCAGGAAGGCACCATCGTCGACATGTTCAACATGTTCTCCGGCGGTGCCCTGGAGCGCTTCAGCCTGTTTGCGCTGAACGTGATGCCCTACATCACCTCCTCGATCATCATGCAGCTGCTGGTCAACATGGTGCCGAGCCTGAAGGCCATCCAGAAGGAAGGCGAATCGGGCCGACGCAAGATCAATCAGTGGTCGCGCATGGGCGCCATCCCGCTGTCGATCTTCCAGGCCTGGGGCATTGCCACTGCGCTGCAGGCCGGCGGTGCCAGCCAGGGTCTTGCGGTGGTCTACAATCCCGGCCCGGGCTTCATCCTGACGGCTGTGGTGGCGCTGACCGCAGGCACCATGTTCCTGATGTGGCTGGGTGAGCAGATCACCGAGCGCGGCATCGGCAACGGTATTTCGCTGATCATCTTCGCCGGCATCGTCGCTGGCCTGCCCTCGGGCGTGGTCAACATATTCGAGCAGGTCAACAACGGCGACATGAGCCCGATCACCGCGATTCTGATCAGCGCGATCGTGCTGGGCGTCACCTACTTCGTGGTGTTCGTCGAGCGTGGCCAGCGCCGGATCACGGTGAACTACGCCCGCCGGCAGGGCGGCCGCAGCGCCTACATGAACCAGTCGTCGTTCCTGCCGCTCAAGCTCAACATGGCGGGCGTGATTCCGGCGATCTTCGCCTCGAGCATCGTCATGTTCCCGGCGACCGCGGCCAACTGGTTCAGCCAGGGCAGCTCCTCCTCGTGGCTGCTCCAGGTCAGTCAGTGGCTCAGTCCGGGCGAGCCGCTGCACATGATCCTGTACGGCGGGATGATCGCTGGCTTCGCGTTCTTCTACACCGCTCTGGTGTTCAACTCGCAGGAAACCGCCGACAACCTCAAGAAGTCGGGCGCATTGATCCCCGGCATCCGTCCGGGCAAGGCGACTGCCGAATATGTCGATGGCGTGTTGACCCGCCTGACCGCGGCTGGCGCGACCTATCTGGTGCTGGTCTGCCTGCTGCCGGAGTTCATGCGCAAGGAGTTCAATACCCCGTTCTACTTCGGTGGCACTTCGCTGCTGATCGTGGTCATCGTGGTGATGGACTTCATCGCCCAGTTGCAGGCTCACCTGATGTCGCACCAATACGAAAGCCTGCTGAAGAAGGCCAATCTAAAGGGCTCCAGGCCCGGCCTGCCAGGCCGCTCCTGA
- the rpsM gene encoding 30S ribosomal protein S13, with translation MARIAGVNLPPQKHVWVGVQSIYGIGRTRSVQVCEAAGVEKTTKIRDLSEPEVERLRAEIGKYVVEGDLRREIGMSLKRLMDLGCYRGLRHRRGLPLRGQRTKTNARTRKGPRKAIRK, from the coding sequence ATGGCGCGTATTGCGGGCGTCAATCTGCCTCCCCAGAAGCATGTCTGGGTAGGTGTCCAAAGCATTTATGGCATCGGTCGTACCCGTTCGGTCCAGGTCTGCGAAGCAGCTGGGGTCGAGAAGACGACCAAGATCCGGGACCTGTCCGAGCCGGAAGTCGAGCGCCTGCGCGCGGAGATCGGCAAGTACGTGGTCGAGGGCGACTTGCGCCGTGAGATCGGCATGTCCCTCAAGCGTCTGATGGACCTGGGCTGCTATCGCGGCCTGCGCCATCGTCGCGGCCTGCCCCTGCGCGGTCAGCGCACCAAGACCAATGCTCGTACCCGCAAGGGTCCGCGCAAGGCCATCAGGAAGTAA
- a CDS encoding DNA-directed RNA polymerase subunit alpha, with product MTVTANQVLRPRGPQIERLNGNRAKVVIEPLERGYGHTLGNALRRVLLSSIPGFAITEVEIDGVLHEYTTVEGLQEDVLEVLLNLKDVAIRMHTGETATLVLSKQGPGVVTAGDIKADHNVEILNTEHVIAHLTKDTAINMRLKIERGFGYQPAAARRRPDEDTRAIGRLMLDASFSPVRRVAYAVEAARVEQRTDLDKLVLDIETNGTIDAEEAVRTAADILTDQLSVFGDFTQRDRGQAKPQTGGVDPILLRPIDDLELTVRSANCLKAESIYYVGDLIQKTEVELLKTPNLGKKSLTEIKEVLAQRGLSLGMKLENWPPAGIASHGMMG from the coding sequence ATGACGGTTACCGCCAATCAGGTACTGCGTCCTCGCGGTCCCCAGATCGAACGCCTCAACGGCAACCGCGCCAAGGTCGTGATCGAGCCGCTGGAGCGCGGTTACGGCCACACCCTCGGCAACGCGTTGCGCCGCGTGCTGTTGTCCTCGATCCCCGGCTTCGCCATCACCGAAGTCGAGATTGACGGCGTGCTGCACGAGTACACCACCGTGGAAGGCCTGCAGGAGGACGTGCTCGAGGTGCTGTTGAACCTCAAGGACGTCGCCATTCGCATGCATACCGGCGAGACTGCGACCCTGGTCCTGAGCAAGCAGGGTCCGGGCGTGGTCACGGCCGGCGACATCAAGGCCGACCACAACGTCGAGATCCTCAATACCGAGCACGTGATCGCGCACCTGACCAAGGACACCGCGATCAACATGCGCCTGAAGATCGAGCGCGGCTTTGGCTACCAGCCTGCTGCGGCCCGTCGCCGTCCCGACGAGGACACCCGTGCGATCGGCCGCCTGATGCTGGATGCCAGCTTCAGCCCGGTCCGTCGCGTGGCCTACGCGGTCGAAGCCGCCCGTGTCGAGCAGCGCACCGACCTTGACAAGCTGGTGCTGGACATCGAGACCAACGGCACCATCGACGCAGAGGAAGCCGTGCGCACCGCCGCCGACATCCTCACCGACCAGTTGTCGGTGTTCGGCGACTTCACCCAGCGCGATCGTGGTCAGGCCAAGCCGCAGACCGGTGGCGTCGACCCGATCCTGCTGCGTCCGATCGACGACCTGGAGCTGACCGTGCGTTCGGCCAACTGCCTGAAGGCCGAGAGCATCTACTACGTCGGCGATCTGATCCAGAAGACCGAGGTCGAGCTGCTCAAGACCCCGAATCTTGGCAAGAAGTCGTTGACCGAGATCAAGGAAGTCCTCGCCCAGCGCGGTCTTTCGCTTGGGATGAAGCTCGAGAACTGGCCGCCGGCGGGGATTGCCTCGCACGGGATGATGGGCTGA
- the rplQ gene encoding 50S ribosomal protein L17 translates to MRHQKSGRKFNRTSAHREAMFRNMAASLFKHGLIRTTLPKAKELRRVAEPLITLAKADGVANRRLAFARLRDKEAVGTLFVELGPRYRERPGGYLRILKCGFRAGDNAPMAYVELVDRPQVAEAVE, encoded by the coding sequence ATGCGCCACCAGAAATCCGGTCGCAAATTCAACCGCACCAGCGCGCATCGCGAAGCGATGTTCCGCAACATGGCTGCGTCCCTGTTCAAGCACGGCCTGATCCGCACCACCTTGCCCAAGGCGAAGGAGCTGCGTCGCGTTGCCGAGCCGCTGATCACCCTCGCCAAGGCCGACGGCGTGGCCAATCGCCGCCTTGCATTCGCGCGCCTGCGCGACAAGGAAGCGGTCGGCACCCTGTTCGTCGAGCTGGGGCCGCGTTACCGCGAGCGTCCGGGCGGCTACCTGCGCATCCTCAAGTGCGGCTTCCGCGCGGGTGACAATGCGCCGATGGCCTATGTCGAGCTGGTCGATCGCCCGCAGGTCGCCGAAGCCGTCGAGTAA
- the rpsD gene encoding 30S ribosomal protein S4, whose product MARYIGPKCKLSRREGADLGLKSPARALDSKCKLEQKPGQHGPIARRGKLSDYANQLREKQKVKRIYGLLERQFRNYYKKASTKKGNTGENLLQLLETRLDNVVYRMGFAVTRPAARQLVSHRGVTVNGKSVNLPSYQVKAGDAIALSERAQKQLRVQESLTVAQQMDLLPAWVEVDSKKFSGVFKAVPDRADLPSDINEALIVELYSK is encoded by the coding sequence ATGGCTCGTTATATTGGTCCCAAGTGCAAGCTCTCGCGTCGTGAAGGCGCCGACCTCGGTCTGAAGTCGCCGGCTCGCGCACTCGACTCCAAGTGCAAGCTGGAGCAGAAGCCCGGCCAGCATGGCCCCATCGCCCGTCGCGGCAAGTTGTCCGACTACGCCAACCAGCTGCGCGAGAAGCAGAAGGTCAAGCGCATCTACGGCTTGCTGGAGCGCCAGTTCCGCAACTACTACAAGAAGGCCTCGACCAAGAAGGGCAACACCGGCGAGAACCTTCTGCAGTTGCTCGAAACCCGTCTCGACAACGTCGTCTATCGCATGGGCTTCGCGGTGACCCGCCCGGCTGCGCGTCAGCTGGTCAGCCACCGTGGCGTCACCGTCAACGGCAAGTCCGTCAACCTGCCCTCGTACCAGGTCAAGGCCGGCGACGCGATCGCGCTGTCCGAGCGTGCCCAGAAGCAGCTCCGTGTCCAGGAGTCGCTGACCGTCGCGCAGCAGATGGACCTTCTCCCGGCCTGGGTCGAGGTCGACAGCAAGAAGTTCAGTGGTGTGTTCAAGGCCGTCCCGGATCGGGCCGACCTGCCGTCCGACATCAACGAAGCGCTGATCGTCGAGCTGTACTCGAAGTAA
- the rplO gene encoding 50S ribosomal protein L15 produces MRLNTLKPAPGARAERTRVGRGIGSGLGKTAGRGHKGSFARSGKGKIKAGFEGGQMPMHMRLPKVGFRSRIAKDTAEVMLYQLDKLEAGEIDFAALRAAKLVPSTAKKAKIVKKGELTKAFVLKGVLATAGAKAAVEAAGGKVVDGE; encoded by the coding sequence ATGCGTCTGAATACACTCAAGCCGGCTCCCGGCGCCCGCGCCGAGCGCACCCGGGTCGGTCGTGGTATCGGTTCGGGCCTGGGCAAAACCGCAGGCCGTGGCCACAAGGGCTCGTTCGCGCGCTCGGGCAAGGGCAAGATCAAGGCCGGCTTCGAAGGCGGCCAGATGCCGATGCACATGCGCCTGCCGAAGGTCGGTTTCCGCTCGCGCATCGCCAAGGACACCGCAGAGGTGATGTTGTACCAGCTGGACAAGCTGGAGGCCGGCGAGATCGATTTCGCCGCCCTGCGCGCCGCAAAGCTGGTGCCGAGCACCGCCAAGAAGGCCAAGATCGTCAAGAAGGGCGAGCTGACCAAGGCATTCGTGCTCAAGGGCGTGCTGGCCACGGCCGGTGCCAAGGCCGCGGTCGAAGCGGCCGGCGGCAAGGTCGTCGACGGCGAGTAA
- a CDS encoding peptidylprolyl isomerase, which yields MSLIATFDTDRGPIRVELAADKAPLTVASFVNLARRGFYDGLNFHRVIADFMVQGGCPLGTGTGGPGYRFEDETGNGLSHERGVLSMANAGPGTNGSQFFITHVPCPWLDGKHTVFGKVVEGIEVVDKIQQGDGIRTVSIEGDTDAVLAAKADRVADWNKTLDASARA from the coding sequence ATGTCCCTGATTGCCACCTTCGACACCGACCGCGGCCCGATCCGCGTCGAACTCGCCGCCGACAAGGCGCCACTGACCGTCGCCAGCTTCGTCAACCTCGCTCGCCGCGGCTTCTACGACGGCCTGAATTTCCACCGTGTGATCGCCGATTTCATGGTCCAGGGCGGCTGTCCGCTGGGTACCGGGACCGGTGGTCCGGGCTACCGCTTCGAGGACGAAACCGGCAACGGTCTGAGCCACGAGCGTGGCGTGCTGTCGATGGCCAACGCCGGTCCCGGCACCAACGGCAGCCAGTTCTTCATCACCCACGTGCCGTGCCCGTGGCTGGACGGCAAGCACACCGTGTTCGGCAAGGTGGTCGAGGGCATCGAAGTGGTCGACAAGATCCAGCAGGGCGACGGCATCCGCACGGTGAGCATCGAAGGCGACACCGATGCCGTGCTGGCCGCCAAGGCCGACCGCGTGGCCGACTGGAACAAGACCCTGGACGCCAGCGCGCGCGCCTGA
- the rpsK gene encoding 30S ribosomal protein S11, which produces MAKPAAAKTKKKIKRVVTDGIAHVHASFNNTIITITDRQGNALSWATSGGAGFRGSRKSTPFAAQVAAEKAGRAALDYGVKSLEVRIKGPGPGRESAVRSLNNVGYKITNIIDVTPIPHNGCRPPKKRRV; this is translated from the coding sequence ATGGCCAAGCCAGCAGCAGCGAAAACGAAGAAGAAGATCAAGCGTGTCGTCACCGACGGCATTGCCCACGTCCACGCTTCGTTCAACAACACCATCATCACGATCACCGACCGCCAGGGCAACGCGCTGAGCTGGGCGACTTCGGGCGGCGCGGGCTTCCGCGGCAGCCGCAAGTCGACCCCGTTCGCCGCGCAGGTCGCCGCTGAGAAGGCCGGCCGTGCCGCGCTGGACTACGGCGTGAAGTCGCTGGAAGTCCGCATCAAGGGCCCGGGTCCGGGTCGTGAGTCCGCCGTTCGTTCGCTGAACAACGTCGGTTACAAGATCACCAACATCATCGACGTGACGCCAATCCCGCACAACGGGTGCCGTCCGCCGAAGAAGCGTCGCGTCTAA
- a CDS encoding pyridoxal phosphate-dependent aminotransferase, producing the protein MPQLASRIGRAKPSAIMQIAEKAKRLKAEGRDIISFSIGVPNFLPGEHVYEAARNALAHDSGQYGSNRGADAMLDAFIEHMGKLGLTGYGRVNCATGVGAKHILYNLAEALLDEGDTIAFPTPYWTSYLDIAEIVNAKIELLPCPPEQDYKLTPAQLDAALAKKPRVFLFNNPSNPTGMVYTRAEIDALAEVIVKYPDTWIITDDIYNKMVFDGVGYHNFVHSKPELKERVIFVDSLSKTYGMPGWRVGFMAGPESVAKAVVVLNSNHITNIPEITTAAAVAALSGPQDVPEGKCAEFQSKRDQVMQVMDSIPGVVCPRPQGAFYVFPDISCSFGKTHGPTGKAIANDVDFCSVLLEAKGVACVPGSAFGEPRAMRISYTCPTPQLAPGMARIKEFFGELA; encoded by the coding sequence ATGCCCCAGCTCGCCAGCCGTATCGGCCGCGCAAAGCCCAGTGCGATCATGCAGATTGCCGAGAAGGCCAAGCGCCTGAAAGCCGAAGGCCGCGACATCATCAGCTTCTCGATCGGCGTGCCGAACTTCCTGCCCGGCGAGCACGTCTACGAGGCCGCCCGCAACGCGCTGGCCCACGACAGCGGCCAGTACGGCAGCAACCGTGGCGCCGACGCGATGCTCGACGCCTTCATCGAGCACATGGGGAAACTGGGGCTGACCGGCTACGGCCGGGTCAATTGCGCGACCGGCGTTGGCGCCAAGCACATTCTCTACAACCTGGCCGAGGCGCTGCTCGACGAGGGCGACACCATCGCCTTCCCGACCCCGTACTGGACCAGCTACCTCGACATCGCCGAGATCGTCAACGCGAAGATCGAGCTGCTGCCGTGCCCGCCGGAGCAGGACTACAAGCTCACCCCGGCCCAGCTGGACGCTGCGCTGGCGAAGAAGCCGCGTGTATTCCTGTTCAACAACCCGTCGAATCCGACCGGCATGGTCTACACCCGCGCGGAGATCGATGCGCTGGCCGAAGTCATCGTCAAGTATCCGGATACCTGGATCATCACCGACGACATCTACAACAAGATGGTGTTCGACGGCGTCGGTTACCACAATTTCGTGCACTCGAAGCCGGAGCTGAAGGAGCGGGTGATCTTCGTCGACTCGCTGTCCAAGACCTACGGCATGCCGGGCTGGCGCGTCGGCTTCATGGCCGGCCCGGAATCGGTCGCCAAGGCGGTGGTGGTGCTGAACTCCAACCACATCACCAACATTCCGGAGATCACCACGGCGGCCGCCGTGGCCGCACTGTCCGGTCCGCAGGACGTGCCGGAAGGCAAGTGCGCCGAGTTCCAGTCCAAGCGCGATCAGGTGATGCAGGTAATGGATAGCATCCCCGGCGTGGTCTGCCCGCGTCCGCAGGGCGCGTTCTACGTGTTCCCGGACATCAGCTGCAGCTTCGGCAAGACCCACGGCCCGACCGGCAAGGCGATCGCCAACGACGTCGACTTCTGCAGCGTGCTGCTGGAAGCCAAGGGCGTGGCCTGCGTGCCGGGCTCGGCGTTCGGCGAGCCGCGTGCGATGCGCATCAGCTACACCTGTCCGACACCGCAGCTGGCACCGGGCATGGCGCGCATCAAGGAATTCTTCGGCGAACTCGCCTGA
- a CDS encoding glutaredoxin family protein: protein MRIVWLLLLVAALGGAWKLWPREPAALHPDDPRVATGDNRIVMLAADWCGYCRKQQRAFERADVRYRVLDVDTPEGDRAMRALRARGVPTTVIGQDVVHGYDTAGLQQKLEPLGYRGVF, encoded by the coding sequence ATGCGCATCGTCTGGTTGCTGCTGCTCGTGGCTGCCCTCGGCGGGGCCTGGAAGCTCTGGCCCCGCGAGCCGGCCGCGCTGCATCCGGACGATCCGCGCGTCGCCACCGGCGACAACCGGATCGTGATGCTGGCCGCCGACTGGTGCGGCTATTGTCGCAAACAGCAGAGGGCCTTCGAGCGGGCGGACGTGCGCTACCGCGTGCTCGATGTCGACACGCCCGAGGGCGACCGCGCGATGCGCGCATTGCGCGCGCGCGGCGTGCCGACCACGGTGATCGGCCAGGACGTCGTCCATGGCTATGACACCGCCGGGCTGCAACAGAAACTCGAACCGCTGGGTTACCGGGGTGTTTTCTGA
- a CDS encoding class II 3-deoxy-7-phosphoheptulonate synthase yields MSSPERNIRAVKLPSDWAPDSWRGRTALQLPQYPDEAELAGVLDELRALPPLVTSWEILALRQQLAEAQEGKRFLLQGGDCAESFAACSSDVISNRLKVLLQMSLVLVHGMRKPVVRVGRFAGQYAKPRSTDTETVDGVTLPSYRGDMVNASEFTTAARTPDPRRMVKAHARSAMTMNFVRGLIDGGFADLHHPEYWNLSWVGHSPLADEYRRMVNGIGDAVRFMETLSGSEVHNINRVDFYTSHEALLLPYEEAMTRQVPRHWGWFNLSTHYPWIGMRTAAIDGAHAEYFRGIRNPIALKVGPSVTPDQLLRTIDLLNPEDEPGRLTFIHRMGAAGIADKLPPLLDAVRRDGRRVLWVCDPMHGNTESTTNGYKTRRFRNIRSELEQAFELHAAAGTRLGGVHLELTGEDVTECLGGARELTESDLERAYKSTVDPRLNYEQALEIAMLIVRKQAQLAAPA; encoded by the coding sequence ATGTCGAGTCCCGAACGCAACATCCGCGCCGTGAAACTTCCCAGCGACTGGGCGCCTGACAGCTGGCGCGGCCGCACCGCGCTGCAGTTGCCGCAGTATCCGGACGAAGCGGAGTTGGCCGGCGTGCTCGACGAGTTGCGTGCGCTGCCGCCGCTGGTGACCTCATGGGAAATCCTTGCGCTCAGGCAGCAGCTGGCCGAAGCGCAGGAGGGCAAGCGCTTCCTGCTGCAGGGAGGTGACTGCGCCGAGAGTTTTGCCGCCTGTAGCTCGGACGTGATCTCCAACCGGCTCAAGGTGCTGCTGCAGATGAGCCTGGTGCTCGTTCACGGCATGCGCAAGCCGGTGGTGCGTGTTGGCCGTTTCGCCGGTCAGTACGCCAAGCCGCGCTCGACTGATACCGAAACCGTCGACGGCGTGACCCTCCCCAGCTATCGCGGCGACATGGTCAACGCGTCCGAGTTCACGACCGCTGCGCGCACGCCCGACCCGCGTCGCATGGTCAAGGCGCATGCGCGCTCGGCGATGACGATGAACTTCGTCCGCGGTCTGATCGACGGCGGTTTCGCCGATCTGCACCATCCCGAGTACTGGAACCTGAGCTGGGTCGGCCATTCACCGTTGGCGGATGAGTACCGCCGCATGGTCAACGGGATCGGCGATGCGGTGCGCTTCATGGAAACGCTGTCCGGCAGCGAAGTGCACAACATCAACCGGGTCGATTTCTACACCTCGCACGAGGCGCTGCTGCTGCCGTACGAAGAGGCTATGACCCGGCAGGTGCCGCGCCACTGGGGCTGGTTCAACCTCAGCACCCATTACCCGTGGATCGGCATGCGCACCGCGGCGATCGACGGCGCCCATGCAGAATACTTCCGCGGCATCCGCAATCCGATCGCGCTCAAGGTTGGGCCGTCGGTGACACCGGACCAGCTGCTGCGCACGATCGATCTGCTCAACCCCGAGGACGAGCCGGGCCGCTTGACCTTCATCCATCGCATGGGAGCGGCCGGCATCGCCGACAAGCTGCCGCCGCTGCTGGACGCGGTCCGTCGCGATGGCCGTCGGGTGTTGTGGGTCTGCGATCCGATGCACGGCAACACCGAGAGCACCACCAACGGTTACAAGACCCGTCGTTTCCGCAATATCCGCAGCGAGCTGGAACAGGCGTTCGAACTGCATGCGGCCGCGGGCACCCGTCTGGGCGGTGTGCACCTGGAGTTGACCGGCGAGGACGTGACCGAGTGCCTGGGCGGCGCGCGCGAGCTGACCGAGAGCGACCTGGAGCGTGCCTACAAGTCGACCGTCGATCCACGCCTGAACTACGAACAGGCGCTGGAGATCGCGATGCTGATCGTGCGCAAGCAGGCGCAGCTCGCGGCGCCGGCCTGA
- a CDS encoding disulfide bond formation protein B: MNRASRLAVTSFRTRFLLGFLACAGLIGFALYTQLREVNPLEPCPLCIFQRVAFAALGVVFLLGGLHAPAGALGRRIYGVLAALAGLVGILIAGNHVRLQHLPPDQVPACGPGLDYMLEAMPITGVIRKVMTGSGECANVDWSFLGLSMPAWSLVWFVLLTGWALVAAFRRS, translated from the coding sequence ATGAATCGAGCCAGCCGCCTCGCCGTCACTTCGTTCCGTACCCGTTTCCTGCTGGGGTTCCTGGCCTGCGCCGGCCTTATCGGCTTCGCGTTGTATACGCAGCTGCGCGAAGTGAATCCGCTTGAGCCCTGCCCGTTGTGCATTTTCCAGCGGGTAGCGTTCGCCGCGCTTGGCGTGGTGTTCCTGCTCGGTGGCCTGCATGCGCCGGCCGGCGCGCTTGGGCGGCGGATCTACGGGGTACTGGCTGCGCTGGCCGGCCTGGTTGGCATCCTGATCGCCGGCAATCATGTCCGCCTGCAGCACCTGCCGCCCGACCAGGTGCCGGCCTGCGGACCCGGCCTCGACTACATGCTTGAGGCGATGCCGATCACCGGCGTGATCCGCAAGGTGATGACCGGTTCGGGTGAGTGCGCCAACGTCGACTGGAGCTTCCTCGGTCTGTCGATGCCGGCCTGGAGCCTGGTCTGGTTCGTGCTGTTGACCGGCTGGGCGCTGGTCGCGGCATTCAGGCGCAGCTGA